TACCCTTCCCCTTTTtatgacctcctctcccccccccctaatCATTTTGTACAGTCCCTTGATCTAACCCATTTAGTTTAActctcactttttcttttttcttgccCTCTTGTTCTTTCACGCTCATTTGGTCTCACTCCCCTCGTTCCCCCCTTTCTTAATTATTGATGGAAAATAGAAATTACAGATAATTAAATGACAATTATGATCTCCTACACAGGGGAGTTTTCGCTAAGGGGAATAACTTAGTAGGTTACTGTTAAGGTCATTCATTAAATACTGGAGTcaaagaccacacacacacacacacacacacacacacacagtagataCTGCATTTTTAGGCCTTGCAGATAGTGTAATCCTTTCTGGTATATTCCTCAGGGAGAGGCAGTATGTTGACAGGGTTGGAAGGTCATAttacatacagagagacacacacacaagcaacatAAACATTCACTTGTTTGCTTGCAAATATGAACCCACAATGTATAAATAAGCCACACTGTGTGGTAGTGTCATTTGACAGTTTACATAATAAGGTGCCTGAATGCCGAGATACGAGGCTAACTGTCTAACTATCTAAAGAGATAAGGGGAACATTACTGGGATTCAATAAGATTGGACGAGACCCATCCTCAGATGCACTGGAGAGGAAATGTgcacacatataaaaaaaaggcacacaacacacaccatctctccttctgtctctgagGCAGCTCTGTTTTGGGTCTCACAATGCAAACAGGATGTAACCTATTTTGATCACGGTGCCATATTGCATCATCAAATATTAAAAGACTTGACTGCACTGCATTATGTCTTCTAAATAATGTTTGTTTAATAATACGGGCTGCTATCGTATCCTCATATTTTTTCAAGAAAAGACGCAGACGGAGCGGTCATTCTTTCCTcagtaatgtatgtatgtgtgtgtgggggggcggggggagaGCATCTGTGTCATTGATAGAGCATTAGTACActgttctgtctctgtgtctgtctgggtTTCTCAGTCAACACTCATGCTAGTGATTTGAAATATTCCTCCTCATTTCTGACTTTTTcccatctcttttctttctcttctctgccCTCTCTCTGCTTTGCTCTCCctgcctctttctccctctATCTTTGCCTGcccctctttcccccccccTCACTCTATGCTGATCCAGACTTTGGAATTCAATGTTGCTATGGTAACAATGTCAGGTTGGTCCTCTCTGCCtccccctcttgctcctcttaTTCAGGCTAGATGCAGTACAACTCGCTCTGGAGTCATTCTGTCTTTAGCCTGTAACACTGTCACTTATAATTACTCTAATCTCTATTAACATCATTTCAATATGCTtctaaaacattaaaagaaagcCTCTGTAGTGTAGAATGTAGATTTGATGGGTTGATTAatcaatcaacagaaaatgaatctgcAACAAGAGTCTACAACCCTGCTAGCAGCTCAGTGAGGCTCTAGGTACAGTGGCGCTTTGAGCTACGTAAATGCTAAtataagcatgctaacatgatCACAATAATAATGCTAACACTCTAACATTCTTCTCCCTAATGCTAACATAGCACAAAAGGTCATTAGGTTTGCAGATGTGTGGTCATAaatcaaagtattggacaaattataATTTcgacctgatgatggtgcttgatgaaaagtcaggggatcaccaaagtgattacagttcatcctgaggaGGATATAAATGTGTGGagcaaatttcatggcaatccatccagtagttaTTACAATATTTCACTAAAAGCCAATCATGTCAAGGTAATGGTAGCACTAGAGGGAAAGTTAGAGGACCACCAAAGTCACTATGATTAACTTCTGAAGATCATGAATGTCTACACAAAAGTTCTTGGCAATCTATCCAATAGGTgttgatatttcagtctgaCAGACTGACACTGAGTCATGCTGCTAGAAtggcaaaaaattaaaaataataaaaactccACAAATCCCCCAGTTCCAGATTCTCAATTGTAGGGATTCACTGCTttattttgtcttcatcttctagatattaaattaaaaacgaTACGATTGTGAGGTTTTGAACAAAAGTGGAAAGGGGCAGtattcactattttctgacattttatagatcaaacgattagttgattaataGTGAAAAttcatttaacctttatttacacAGGGTGGTCCAGTGAGAGCAGTTCAGTCTCTTTTGCATGGGCGCCCTTGCAAACAAGACAACAAAAGCAAATGCAAAAATCCAACATTTAGacaaacatgaaaaatgtaCTAGGGCTACAACTAACAaccattatcaattaatcttcagattattttctcgattaatcatttggtctataaaattttgaaaaatgtcaattACAATTTCCTAAAAACCGAGGTGACATCTccaaactgcttgttttttaaattgacagtTCAAAACTCAAAGATTTCTAATTTATTATcacaaaagccaaagaaaagcaGTAAATCCCAACAACTGAGATACTGGAACTATGTTCCAATGTTTGGTActtttgcttgataaattacttaattaatcaattataaAAATAGTTGCTAGGCATTTTTTCTGCCATTCAACCAATTGATTAATTTACtcattgtttcagctctaaaacTTACAAAATTGCAGCAAAAAAAGGATGAGGATAAAATCGACAAAGGCGGGAATCAAATCAgcattaaacatgtttttttcaacatggcTATTGCAGCTCTGATTGAATGATTATACTTCTAATGACTATTTAAACTCTTTGTAATACACATATTGAACATgttcttttcatctttaaatgCATGACCTACATAATACTACTACAAATACTAATAAAATCCTCCTGTCTTTTGCCTTATTTTctgtgcagcagcagagcagTGACCATGGTGCAAGTTTTCTGCTAACAGAGGACGGACGGATAGCGGGACAACCGTCCAAGCCACAACCTCCAACAGCAACATCtttgagaaagaaagaaagagagagagagcaagtgaAAGAgggcaaaagagagagaacgagTGCAcgaaggagagagggagcggGTGAAAACAGTCGATGGATGCTGTCCGGATTGAGGGGACAGCACGTTCTTCACTGACGAGGAAAAGAAAGATTTCAAAATTGAGTCGAAGGATAGAAACTCGCCGTCAGGTAAATCTTCTTGACTGGTTGAGACTTTACTTTAGTCTTTTATAATGCCTGTCAGAATCTGTATTATCAGGCTGAAATGGAAACGCTTTATTTAATTATAGGCCACTGAGGCAACTTTATTGCATCTCACACATGCAGGTGTGCATCTGACGAGCTGTATGATGCTATTTGTGTGAGAGCATACATGCCTGTGTTTATGTAAAGGGTGCACCCACATTCCCTTCCTAATAATGACTGTAACAGGTACAAGGTGATCTCATGTTagatctgctgtgtgtgtgtgtgtgtgtgtgtgtgtgtgtgtgtgtgtgtgtgtgtgtgtgtgtgtgtgtgtgtgtgtgtgtgtgtgtgtgtgtgtgtgtgtgtgtgtgtgtgtgcgtgtgtgtgcgtgtgtgtgtgtgggtttgtgtagTCATCTCCAGTCCTGCTGATTCTGAGGAGGGAAATGGTGTCAGGGTCATGAATATGGAGCACATTGAGATTGGGAGGGTGTGATCTGTTGTGTTTCACATCAATTCTGTCTTGTTAAGCGGAGTCAGCAGAGTCATCAAACTCTCCTCCAAGGACACATCATACAGCCACTTATGCACCTCCCACATCCGCCTCCTCCTCGCTCTTGCCTTTTCTTATCGcctccctctctgcctcccACCGGTGCCCCTCTTGCCCATCATCATCTCACCTGAATCGTCTTTCTCAATAAACTGCACTTTGTGTATGATTGTAAACACATGTCTGCTTAGTTATTCCATTCTTTCTTGTTCTCTAACTTATCCGTCcctttcctcttctccctcccttcctcctcctatACTTTCTCTCTGAAGGCATGGTGTGTGAGAAGGGGATCCAGATCCTTCTCACCACCGTGGGGGCATTCGCTGCCTTCGGCCTGATGACGGTGGCAATAGGGACGGACTACTGGCTGTACTCCCGTGCCCTCATCTGCAACAGCACAGCCAATGTTACCCAGGATGACCCCCATAACAAGGACAAGAAGGATCCAGGGGCGCTCACCCACTCTGGACTGTGGAGGATATGCTGCCTGGAAGGTAAAGAAGAAGTTGTGGGAGACATTTTGGGTCATGGGGTGGGATTTGGACTAAAGGGGATGTGTGTTGGAACAAAGTTGTTTGGGTTGAGGCTGTTGATTTCAGTAAAAAGGGTGCAGAGAAAGATGATGGAAGCGCAGTGCTGGTTATTTTCTAGCCATTTAGCATTTAACAGAGATCCAAATGAAGTCTAGACCTTCTTGCTTCCAGGATTTGTAGGGACCTGAGGGTGAGTAGGAATAATAAAGCAGAGTCAACTGAAGATTGAGAAATGCGCTTATTTGCTTCCCTTCTgacagttagatgagaagattgatatcataaatatgaagctaaagccagcagccagttagcatagcttagcataaagatttgaaacaggaggaaacagctatcttggctctgtctaaaggtaacaaaatccacctatcGGCACCACAAAGCTCACTAATCAAcacgttatatcttgtttgtttaatttgtacaaaAACTGAAGCTTAAAAACGATCATTCGTAACATCCCAAATTGTCAGAGGCGTGTTTCCAGTTTTGGTgctgagctaagctaactgcCTTCTAGatatagcttcatatttacactACAGATACATTTGGTATACAGTTTTATCAATCTTCTCTTCTAACTCTCTAGtgaaagtgtatttcccaaaatgttgaactattcctttaaatgttcttTCTACTCTTTATTTCCCTAAATCAGTTAAGAGGGGATGGGTGACTACCCATTTTTCCTGCAGAATAATTCAGATTGCGCACACATTATTTTCTGTATATAGACTTTGTTGTAATTACAAACTCTTGTCTTTCTGCCTCCACTGTGTTTTGACTATTAAAACCAAAATCGAGTAGGTGCCACTGGACACTGGAGGTAGTGATGAATCCAACTGAACTGAACTCATTACATTGGAATGAAAATGTCTGTGCTATGTCAAAGCTTTTAAGTGGAAACATATTTTCACTCACCATGTGTTGCAAAGCGGGATCAGTTTGTTTAGCAGTGTCCGCCTTTCACTTGACCTTTGGACACTTTGTTTAGGAAGCTGCAGCATTGCTGTAATATCAGTAATCATTATTAGCATCAACATATACACATTCTTCTCATACGTTTAGACCGTACCTAGTCACAAGAAGACACGTTTGCATAATTGCAGTATAATTACATGATACTGAAGCACAACCCTCACTCTAAATAATCCATAAATCTTGTGTTTAAATCAGGCTGCAGTAATTTAATTCAAGTGCTAAAACAAAAGGCCCAAGTGGCAGAAGCTACAGAAACTGGCAGTAGCCATCTCTCAATCTTCAGCTTGTCACTGCAACACAAGCTGCTAATTTATTATACATTACACTGCCTGGCTGACACTCAACAGTAATGGCTGGGATGGAGTTAACATTGAAGCAGCTACAACCGGGGTAGTGGGAGTTAGCGATCTGCGCCTTTGCTACAGACTTCTGTCTTCAGGAAAACCTCTTGGCTCTCCCAATAAAGCATCCTCGGCCCATCCTGGGCTTGGTCATTGTACAAAGCTAATTTGTCCTCATCTCTAAGCTTCCTGATAGCAAAGCAGCCAATTAGAGATAAGCTCTAGCCCTTGCAGCACTGCTGCAGTGCACCCCCTCCCACTCCCTCCTTTGCCTCACTCTTTCAGTTTCTCCACTTGCTATCCCTCTGTCTTACTCCCccaaacattacatttaatcTTTCACTGGTTACCCCTACTTGTAGTCTTTTCTCTCACATTGTGGTGCAAAAAAGCTGACAGTGTCTTGGCATGGCTTAGAGGTCAAGTATCCTTGATGTCTGTGAGTATTCAGCCAAGATAGATGCTCAGTAGTCGTGCAGTGATGCAGTGAGGTGTAGCTGGAGTGGAAATGCCGGACATGCTAGCTCTTAAAGATTTATGCCTGTGGGTTGGTGGAACATTATGCTGTGGAAAGAGATGTGTCCTGTCCTCTCCAGCTTTTTTGCAAGTTTACTGAAGGTGGGGTTGGACTGAATTACCTTtaaatcattattttattttatttgtaggattcttttttttcatttagcacACATATAACTTAGCCCCACAGCTGTGTCAGATGAACTCAGGTACCCCTTCAGGTTATAAATGTGTTCATTGAACTGATTATTAACTGGATGTTATTTAATACAAATCAATATATAACAGCGGATATTGTTATAATTCACTTTTTATATAACTGAACTCTTAATGTTGAGCTCAGTTTGGTTAAGTTCCAATTTTTACTACTTTCAACTATCAATTTTAACAATGTATCAAATTAGTTTTAGCTTTCTATTCAactatttatctatttttattCTATCCAactattttaattgcattttccCATTACTACATTCCTGGTATTACATTGTAGCTGACAGTTTTTACTTTTCTGCTCACATGCTAACTGTTCATGTTTTAAAACTGGCTCAATATGTAAtttcttttctcttgttttgtttctttttattaagtcttaatttagtttttgttttcaaattagtTGAGCCATTCAAAAACTACCCCCTGGTAACGGTAAAAGTACCCTTTGGGGTACAGGTGCCCCTTAACTGATATAGCacataaagataagataagataagataagataaaatggAGCTTAATTTATCACGAGGGAAATTGTTCTGCAGCAGTCGCAGTACTAAGTAGGAAAGAGTGCAAGTATATTGAGTGCAAATATTAAATATCAATAaggtacaaattcaaaatatacTAAAATATaccaaaaaaacaattaaacaaaaaacaaaacaattaaacaaaaatataaacaggTTAACAGAAGGGTCATATAAGAAGTggcatatgtatgtatgtatgtacaataTTAAATCTGAAGTACAGGTAGTGTATATGGCTATACGGTTTGTCCACAGTTGTGTGTGCAGCACTGGAACCAGTATGAAATGTTATTGTCAGAAATGGGATTCAAACCCATGAATCCAGGGGAGCTTGCGACCTGAACGCAGCAACTTCTCTCAGCCATCCTGATTTATAGAGAAGTGAGGATAACACAGAACAAGCCAGCTAATAGCTTGTAGAGATGCGTTTAGTTGCAGTAAGTCATTCAGAGAATCAGTGATCAGTCCAACAGCAAACATGTGCTTTAAGGAGCTGAAGGAAATCTGCCAAAAATGCCAACTaatgtctaaaaaaaatgaatgtatgACCACCACCTGAAACAGTCTGTTGAGGCTGTGTCTGAGAATGATTCACCGGCCCTGTGCGGCTCAACTGATGTACCTCCTCCGTTTCTTTACAGACCAACCTGTGGAAATATAAGAGCTGTGAGAAAGACCAGCTCACCCCACATGTGTCCGTCTCTCCCTACGTCTGTGTCTCTTCATTCCATCACTCCCATCCATCTTTCTCACAATCCATCCATCAGCAACAGTGGTGTGCTGTCATCATCGTGCGTGCTTCCAAaaatttgtctgtctgtctacatgCAAGACCCCGGCGGGTAGTTATCTATCTGCCTATGTGTGTCTACATACTtgtatttgcgtgtgtgtgtgtatgtgtgtgcactgtatatgtatgtgatgTTACTAACTTGCATTCAGAAGAACCTTTGTGATGGTCTCATCAGTATGTTGACGTTTATCACCCAGTGCATATGCTTGGATTCAAACAAGAGATTTTCCAATAAAgatatgactatgttcagatgTCACTCAGTTTGTCCCTCAGGAGGGTATATgctgttctctttttttaatattacaaTTGTGAGTTCCTGTCTTTTGTTATGTCTGGTCACCCCTGTTTCTTCTCTCACATCTCAGGAGTAAAGAGAGGATCGTGTTCTCAGATTAACCACTTCCCAGAAGATGCAGACTTTGACCATGATGGGGCAGAGTATGTCCTACGTAAGTCAATACCAGCATTACTAGGCATATATGATGAATgaatgagagagaagagagagaaggaaaataaAGTGTACAATTACCTTCCATTACTTTTTTTACTTGGTGTTTTTATTGCGCATTCCTCAGAAGATTATCTATGCAAGAAATAAACGTGTCATTGTGTACAGAAAGTCAGGGGAGATGGGTTGCCCTAGTTTGTCCTCAGTGCCCTGCAGTGATGTCTCTCTGCTCCATGATATGCTACATGTGTGCCTGTGCATACAGAAAGAAAAGCTTGTGTTCTGTTTACAATGTTGCAGAGGCATTTTGCTGGCATTTAGGTGGcattttctctcctgtggcctaGTTTTCCTAGATGAGAGAAGAgtgctaatgtgtgtgtgtgtgtgtgtgtgtgtgtgtgtgtgtgtgtgtgtgtgtgtgtgtgtgtgtgtgtgtgtgtgtgtgtgtgtgtgtgtgtgtgtgtgtatgtgtgcttgtgtgtgtgtgtgcgtgtgtgtgcgtgtgtgtgtgtgtgtctgtgttcagaCATTGCCAGACCTAATCGCAAATGCGAGTTAGTCTGGAACCTCCAATTTCCAAGAGGCGTTATCAACGGCCTTAGCCCAAAATACCTCTGGATGCAATTGGATGGACTAACAACCAGTCGAAGCACCGAAACATGTGTTGAGCACTGAGCGACGAACAAATGTAAACATACTACAGCGCGCAGAGATGATCTGTGATGGTATAGCATCAATGTCTGtaaatgagtaaatgttgctgtttttgccaTCAGAATTTATCCCCGGCACAAGGGTGCGCGAGCCAAAAATTACGTCATCACATATTTGCATAAAGCGCGAAGGCCCTGCAACTTGTCAGTCATTGTCTGAAACCCACCCTATATGAGATAAAGTGTTTTTTATctcagtgttttattttatatgtatttttaaatttttttatacttatactttatactttttaatGTGAACTAATATCTGTAGGAAATTTTTGGTTTTATAACTTATAATGCAGCTCTTTTATGTTGAATCAAGCGTGGATTTGATGtcataaaatatattattataactgtAAGACAATTCAGATATTGTTGCAGAATTCCGATGTCATTCGACACATATTTGCATTCCACCTTCATTCTAGTTTTTGCTGTTCACCAGTATTCTCTCCTCTTTTTAGGGGTAGTCAGGGCTTCCAACATCTTCCCAATCCTCAGTGCCATCCTGCTTCTGATGGGAGGGGTTTGCATCGCTGCCAGTCGTTTCTATAAGAGCAAAAGGAACATCATCCTGGGGGCGGGAATTCTCTTTGTGGCTGCAGGTAACTTACATAagaatactgtatgtgtagaTATATGCGCTTATATGTGTGTGACTGCTTGTGTGAGTGGTGGTCCGGAGAATATTACTTGCCTGAACAGTTTCAATGCTTGGTCTGGAAGTGTCTAGTTGTGTTTAGACTATTCTGTCAGTTTAATAGAGCGTTTTACATTCAACTTTCATCTTGCCAGTTGTCTTCATTGAGAATGTCACAAATCATTATGtcaaacaaatgtgtttattaGTACAATAAGTTAGTCTGTCTGAGTTTATTTAGCTCTTTTGTAAACGCTGTATTTCTGTTCTCCCTTAGGTCTGAGTAACATAATTGGTGTGATTGTGTACATCTCGGCCGCACTGGGGGACATCTCTCCTAAGAAGGACGAGGATAAGAAGTGGCAGTACTCCTACGGTTGGTCCTTTTACTTCGGAGGTCTGTCCTTCATCATGGCCGAGATGGTGGGGGTGCTGGCTGTCAACATCTACATTGAGAAGAACAAGGAGCTGCGCTGCCGCTCGCGCACCGACATTTTCAAGAGCACCACGCACGCCATGCTCCGTCTGCCCAGCTACCGCTTCCGCCGCCGCTCCCGCTCTTCGTCCCGCTCCACTGACCCCTCCCGCTCCCGAGACCCCTCACCTgtaggggggggtgggggcaaAAACTTTGGTCTGCCCCCCTCTGCGCTGCTTTCCCAGGGCCCCATCTCAGTATCCACTTTACCAAATCCCCACTCTCGCTCCCACACAACCCTGGCTGGAGGCGACATCTCTCTCTACACGTTGTCCCGTGACCCCAAACTGGGGGGTTTGCCGCCCATGTATGGAACGGTGGACAGGGCCACGCTCTACCAGCTCCACAACTGCTTCCCAAAGgatggagggggagggggggtgatGATGAGTGGTACACTTCCCTCGCTTAAGTCCCACAACCCTTCCAATTCTTCCAACTCCAACGCACCAATGCCCAACTCGGTGGGCTCCGGCCCTCCACCCTTCAACTCGTCCACAGTAGACAGGGAGCGAGGGATGGGGACTCTGGACAGGCTgaagggagacagggagagcaACTCCAACACCCTCAATAGGAAGACAACGCCTGTGTAGAGAGAAAGGGGTGTGAGAGGGGGAAGCGAGAAggaagggagagaaggaagaTGGGTAGTAATGAAAGAGGGAAGATAGAGAGAagcactgtgtttgtgtggctcAACAGGAAATAGATAGCAAGACAGGTGCAATGCTAAAGCTCTCCCTCCATGTTCACTGTTAGTTAGTCTGCTCAATCTCACTGAGAACAAAAAGAAGATTAGTAATAACAGAgtgataataacaacaacaataaactttcacaataaaactattttgatattttaacgTGCTAGAAatgatttattttgttaatGATCAAACGCAATTAACCTTGGGCTATTATAAAAAGGTTTCACATATTTTTTGTGCAATATTACTGCTAATTAATCAGATCATCATTAATGTAAAATTGTTGTTGTGATTATTCTTAGCGTTATTACAGGCTAGCCAGATTTGCAAACACTATATAGTTTGGAATGAAAATTTCAATTTCCATGTTACTTTCACTCTAATTTTGGATCTCAACGACTTTTACTGTGAATTTCTTCCATGCAGAGCCACTGGGACTGTCAGTGatctgtgtgtaactgtgtcaaAGTGTCAAGCATGAGTGTGCACAATATGTGGGAGAATGAGGGCCTGTATTTTTTTAACCCCCATATTATATAAATTTCATTTATAACATGAAGTCAGATTTGAATACTGTAAATTGTCTTCCAATATTGATACTGAAATGCAACAATAATGTGAGTGATTGAGACAACTGACCAACTTCGTTGTTATTATAAGTCTGAGTTTTCTATGGGCCTCTGTTAGTCTAATTTCCATTCTAATCAGTGTTAACAGTAGTACTTGTAGCTATAGTCGTGTTGAAGATGTTTGTTCTTGGGCATTAACAGAAACCTCTGACTGGAGGAAGCAGAAAATAGAGATATAGAATAATACATTTGTACAGATTCAGGTAAAGTTTACTGCCTgagcagaaaaac
The DNA window shown above is from Perca fluviatilis chromosome 7, GENO_Pfluv_1.0, whole genome shotgun sequence and carries:
- the cacng8b gene encoding voltage-dependent calcium channel gamma-4 subunit, producing the protein MVCEKGIQILLTTVGAFAAFGLMTVAIGTDYWLYSRALICNSTANVTQDDPHNKDKKDPGALTHSGLWRICCLEGVKRGSCSQINHFPEDADFDHDGAEYVLRVVRASNIFPILSAILLLMGGVCIAASRFYKSKRNIILGAGILFVAAGLSNIIGVIVYISAALGDISPKKDEDKKWQYSYGWSFYFGGLSFIMAEMVGVLAVNIYIEKNKELRCRSRTDIFKSTTHAMLRLPSYRFRRRSRSSSRSTDPSRSRDPSPVGGGGGKNFGLPPSALLSQGPISVSTLPNPHSRSHTTLAGGDISLYTLSRDPKLGGLPPMYGTVDRATLYQLHNCFPKDGGGGGVMMSGTLPSLKSHNPSNSSNSNAPMPNSVGSGPPPFNSSTVDRERGMGTLDRLKGDRESNSNTLNRKTTPV